The following proteins are co-located in the Vibrio astriarenae genome:
- a CDS encoding porin family protein, whose product MKTLLPALLTTALLSSNALANPMMEGHRIGLGFSSTDVEDVSWGSGLKVEYGYDFNHIFGLNVSYAQNKDSEYGLKLDGSTFKVDTDIGYKFDLDGFAIKPFIALGFARNSEKFSFDGYSETFNDTSMFFGFGARADINRHFYSEMRFDMPTFDSLEYDQFSWTFGYRF is encoded by the coding sequence ATGAAAACCCTTTTACCTGCACTTTTGACGACGGCACTACTCTCTTCTAACGCTTTGGCTAACCCTATGATGGAAGGTCACCGCATTGGTCTTGGTTTCTCTAGCACTGATGTGGAAGATGTTAGCTGGGGCAGTGGTCTTAAAGTGGAATATGGCTATGACTTTAACCACATCTTTGGCTTGAACGTTTCATACGCTCAAAACAAAGACAGCGAGTATGGCCTTAAGTTAGATGGTTCTACCTTCAAGGTTGACACTGATATTGGCTATAAGTTTGACTTAGATGGCTTTGCAATCAAGCCATTTATCGCGCTAGGTTTCGCGCGCAACAGTGAAAAGTTCTCGTTTGATGGTTATTCAGAGACGTTTAACGACACATCAATGTTCTTTGGTTTCGGTGCTCGCGCGGATATCAACCGTCACTTCTACTCTGAAATGCGCTTTGATATGCCTACGTTTGACTCTCTCGAGTACGACCAGTTCTCTTGGACGTTTGGCTACCGTTTCTAG
- a CDS encoding ABC transporter ATP-binding protein, which translates to MASVSFRNVDKTYPGNVQIVKNFNLDIEDGEFIVFLGPSGCGKSTTLRMLAGLEEITGGEVSIGDSVVNDLKPNERDIAMVFQSYALYPHMTVYDNIGFALKMAGVKKDEIDRQVRPVADMLQLTPLLDRKPRALSGGQRQRVAMGRAMVRTPEVFLFDEPLSNLDAKLRNAMRGEIKLLHKKLKKTTIYVTHDQVEAMTLADRIVILKDGNIEQVGTPEEIYHNPANKFVAGFIGSPTMNLLPANMYQSGGAWQLEIANQILPLRGRLSQETESEVTVGLRPSDIYLVNDNLVEPIEITATVESYELLGTTIQVTYDFGEHKLVVEAPSSYKVEAGQEMTLYVDAAQLHVFDKNTENAIYDNHKD; encoded by the coding sequence ATGGCATCAGTATCATTTAGAAACGTCGACAAGACCTACCCGGGTAATGTTCAGATAGTGAAGAACTTCAATCTTGATATTGAAGATGGTGAATTTATCGTATTTCTTGGTCCGTCGGGTTGTGGGAAGTCGACAACGCTGCGCATGCTTGCAGGCCTTGAGGAGATCACTGGTGGCGAAGTTTCCATTGGCGATAGCGTCGTTAACGACCTGAAACCGAACGAAAGGGATATTGCGATGGTGTTCCAAAGCTATGCGCTTTATCCGCACATGACCGTCTATGACAACATTGGTTTCGCACTGAAAATGGCAGGAGTGAAAAAAGACGAAATTGATCGCCAAGTTCGTCCTGTGGCGGATATGCTTCAGCTGACTCCCCTACTCGATCGTAAACCGCGTGCTTTATCAGGTGGTCAGCGTCAACGTGTCGCGATGGGACGAGCGATGGTGCGCACGCCTGAAGTATTCTTGTTTGATGAGCCATTATCGAACCTTGACGCTAAATTACGTAACGCGATGCGCGGTGAGATTAAGCTACTGCACAAAAAACTCAAGAAGACCACGATTTACGTCACGCATGACCAAGTAGAGGCGATGACACTCGCTGATCGCATCGTGATTTTAAAAGACGGCAACATTGAACAAGTCGGTACACCAGAAGAGATCTACCATAACCCGGCAAACAAGTTTGTCGCTGGCTTTATCGGTAGCCCAACGATGAACCTGTTACCGGCAAATATGTATCAAAGTGGTGGCGCTTGGCAGTTAGAGATAGCTAACCAAATCTTGCCGTTGCGTGGCCGATTGTCGCAAGAAACAGAATCAGAGGTGACCGTCGGTCTTCGCCCAAGTGACATATATCTAGTCAACGACAACCTAGTTGAGCCAATTGAAATCACCGCAACCGTTGAGAGCTACGAGTTGTTGGGAACGACAATCCAAGTCACCTACGACTTCGGTGAACATAAACTGGTGGTTGAAGCGCCTTCAAGCTACAAAGTAGAGGCGGGTCAGGAAATGACACTCTATGTTGATGCAGCTCAGCTGCATGTGTTCGATAAAAACACTGAAAATGCGATTTATGATAATCACAAAGATTAA
- a CDS encoding LacI family DNA-binding transcriptional regulator, which translates to MITIKEVSELAKVSQSTVSRTLNGHASVKEANRQKVFAAIEQLGYTPNAFAQALASSRSNSIGMLVGSLDGPFYGPLMHHAENTARNNNMHLIVTSGQESKSRELDSIRFLKAKRVDGMILHTDKLTDSELIDVVAKNPMTLILNRFIPEIADHCLYFDNELGGYLATKHLIERGHQRIACITGQASKVDSRERLQGYRLALQEHNIDHDLSLVIEGRFDHEGNHQVAEKLLDRNTGATAVFCQNDAIALALYDVCYERGIAVGKNLSIVGFDNDTYSQHIRPSLTTVNFPVQEMGQLAVERLLSMLNRSSASDISALQPALVIRDSVSTGCVCLLSSKSQV; encoded by the coding sequence TTGATTACCATTAAAGAAGTCTCAGAGTTGGCGAAGGTCTCTCAATCTACCGTGTCTCGTACACTCAACGGACACGCCTCTGTCAAAGAAGCTAACCGACAAAAAGTGTTCGCGGCGATTGAGCAACTGGGTTACACGCCCAACGCGTTCGCACAAGCTTTGGCTTCTAGTCGGTCTAATAGTATTGGTATGCTAGTCGGTTCTCTCGACGGCCCTTTTTACGGCCCTTTAATGCATCATGCTGAAAATACCGCGCGCAACAATAACATGCATTTGATTGTCACAAGTGGACAAGAGAGTAAAAGTCGAGAACTAGACTCCATTCGCTTCCTCAAGGCAAAGCGCGTCGATGGTATGATCCTACACACCGACAAACTCACTGATAGTGAGCTCATCGATGTTGTCGCTAAAAATCCAATGACGCTGATACTCAATCGCTTTATTCCCGAGATTGCAGACCACTGCCTCTATTTCGATAATGAACTTGGTGGCTATTTGGCAACCAAACACCTCATAGAGCGAGGCCACCAGCGTATCGCCTGCATCACTGGGCAGGCGAGCAAAGTTGATAGTAGGGAGAGGCTACAAGGTTATCGATTAGCTTTGCAAGAGCACAATATCGACCATGATCTTAGCCTAGTAATAGAGGGACGCTTCGATCATGAAGGCAACCATCAAGTCGCAGAAAAACTCTTAGACAGAAACACGGGGGCTACAGCAGTATTCTGTCAAAACGATGCCATCGCATTGGCTCTATATGATGTGTGTTACGAGAGAGGCATCGCGGTAGGAAAAAATCTGTCGATTGTAGGCTTTGATAATGATACCTACAGCCAACACATTCGCCCTAGCCTGACGACCGTCAACTTCCCTGTTCAAGAGATGGGACAGCTAGCAGTAGAAAGACTTTTATCGATGTTAAATCGCTCGTCGGCCTCTGATATCAGCGCTCTTCAACCCGCGCTTGTCATTAGAGATTCTGTTTCAACAGGGTGCGTGTGTTTACTTTCCTCAAAATCACAGGTGTAA
- a CDS encoding LysR family transcriptional regulator has translation MLKTFIILHQELNMRAASKRLLVSQPAISQALKKLRNHFNDELFVKVPSGLKSTPFADDLAGRIKPLLDKLESEINSTGTFIPEDIEQSIKIAMPSIFMYCFGGRLFTHLQTLAPKAKIELLDWNNTTLQSLDRDEITIGLHYDLPKITTISNTEVAGAKGLVLTRKGHPLTGQDDLRIEDLADYKLASIINSGWNDNFVQTKDIARAHGVSIQVGLRSESFQALLDVISTTDMFIGFTTLFPIKEHPKLTTHTLREIEQNPTDFTWPIFAYYHKKNDKNPLTHWLTEEIGRVIQAQIKHNLTK, from the coding sequence TTGCTAAAAACGTTTATCATTCTGCATCAAGAGCTCAACATGCGAGCGGCTTCAAAGCGCCTCTTAGTTTCTCAACCGGCCATCAGTCAAGCTCTTAAAAAGCTTCGTAATCATTTTAACGATGAGCTCTTCGTCAAAGTGCCATCAGGCCTTAAAAGCACGCCATTCGCTGATGACTTGGCTGGCAGAATCAAACCGCTGCTGGACAAGCTTGAAAGTGAGATTAATTCGACTGGTACGTTTATCCCTGAAGATATTGAACAGTCGATAAAAATCGCCATGCCCTCAATATTTATGTACTGCTTTGGCGGCAGGCTCTTCACACATCTACAAACATTAGCGCCAAAAGCAAAAATAGAACTGCTGGATTGGAACAACACGACATTACAGTCGCTAGACAGAGATGAAATAACGATTGGGCTGCACTATGATCTTCCGAAAATCACGACAATCTCTAATACCGAAGTCGCAGGTGCAAAAGGCTTGGTACTCACTCGTAAAGGACATCCTCTCACGGGTCAGGACGACTTAAGAATCGAAGATTTAGCGGACTACAAACTTGCATCAATCATTAATTCTGGCTGGAATGATAACTTTGTACAAACGAAAGACATTGCAAGGGCTCATGGTGTCAGCATCCAAGTTGGTTTACGTTCTGAGTCATTTCAAGCCCTGCTTGATGTGATATCTACCACCGATATGTTTATTGGGTTTACCACCTTATTCCCTATCAAAGAGCACCCTAAGCTCACCACGCATACCTTACGCGAGATAGAACAAAACCCTACCGATTTCACTTGGCCAATATTCGCTTACTACCACAAGAAGAATGACAAGAACCCTCTCACTCACTGGCTGACTGAAGAAATAGGTCGTGTCATCCAGGCTCAAATCAAGCACAATTTGACCAAGTGA